The following proteins are co-located in the Silene latifolia isolate original U9 population chromosome 1, ASM4854445v1, whole genome shotgun sequence genome:
- the LOC141620250 gene encoding uncharacterized protein LOC141620250, protein MNIDLEGHWYYMSCKNCYKGATKGEDGKLVCKEKCLGEKQTTIIPRFQTKFVVRDSSGGSAKVTMFETHISKEIKMSASEILDRQDQSDDAPEELEVFIGREFVFKLEVSRKWNVDGNRTSYTVVNMTDDKNIIARWKDAHAKINEDQLEHDSGLNMADKANNGGTQLDTDEAAFDVTPPLKRPLSRIIEDITGEDSEEEITTADQLSTTKRQVKVKVEKV, encoded by the exons ATGAACATTGACCTTGAGGGACATTGGTATTATATGTCATGCAAAAACTGTTATAAGGGAGCTACTAAGGGCGAAGATGGTAAACTGGTGTGTAAAGAAAAATGCTTGGGAGAAAAGCAAACCACAATTATACCCAG ATTCCAAACCAAGTTTGTCGTAAGAGACTCGAGTGGTGGTTCTGCTAAAGTGACTATGTTTGAGACTCATATCTCCAAGGAGATTAAAATGTCTGCAAGCGAAATACTTGATCGCCAAGACCAG AGTGATGACGCACCTGAAGAACTTGAGGTCTTTATTGGCCGTGAGTTTGTCTTCAAACTAGAAGTCTCCCGTAAATGGAATGTCGACGGCAATCGTACTTCCTACACAGTAGTGAACATGACAGATGACAAGAATATAATTGCCCGATGGAAAGATGCGCATGCCAAAATCAATGAAGATCAGCTTGAACACGACTCTGGACTTAATATGGCAGACAAG GCCAACAATGGAGGCACTCAGCTTGATACTGATGAAGCAGCTTTTGATGTCACACCTCCGCTAAAGCGTCCACTCTCCAGAATAATAGAAGACATAACTGGCGAAGACAGTGAAGAGGAGATCACAACGGCTGACCAGCTGTCGACCACCAAAAggcaagtcaaagtcaaagtggAGAAGGTTTAG
- the LOC141590478 gene encoding uncharacterized protein LOC141590478, whose amino-acid sequence MIHGPCGNFNPDYQCMKKKNSMGRCKYNYPKSFTTETTTNSDGYPEYRRRDDGQTALVRKVSLNNRWVIPYNPYLLSLFDCHINVEVCSTIEAVKYLYKYVYKGHDKISFNVVKSGNPKPVDEIQQYQSGRWVSPCEAMWRIYGFELFETQPPVMVLPVHLHNMQSLHLNPAENLEAVVANAKRARTPLTEFFAENCKEGAEQLSYGNFTKKFRWDKKEKRWFKRRTKLLVIGRVVFVSPSEGERYFLRILLLHVRGPKSFEDLRTVNGQTYATFQEAALKRHLIEEDNTVDMCLGEACEVQMPYALRHLFAVVLIFCQPRNPGELWAKYYPHLSQDLQHKFPNDPKKVSHLTASSVEMSLEAMGKSLKDFNLDYLLESEDDEIRRTKDIIDALDAPIPQDCLDCRNMLNAQQKTAFDVIVSHVKEEKPGAFFIDGPGGTGKTFLYNALYAEVRLMGKIVLPTATSGIAAANLPSGRTTHSRFKLPLDTDASLTCDVPKQGSLAALIRETSLIIWDEASMAKKANVDALDLLLRDLCNADIIFGGKIIVFGGDFRQVLPVIPHKTQREAVEASIVNSSFWPEFIKFRLTENMRAREDPIYSSFLLSLGNGELQTEENQLVQLPNEIIRHSSQTGPDPITEISAVAFPEIDLTEFNLDIFTTRAILTPINDDVDAINSVLINKFPGDAVTYRSYDTVLDDKCNIYPAEFVNKLCPGGMSPHELVLKENCPVILLRNILPSFGLCNGTRLLCKRFTPNLIECIITTGHHKGEHVFIPRIKLRPSASSNYPFQFQRNQFPLKLSFAMTINKSQGQTLSQVAVYLPRPCFSHGQLYVALSRARSSKQITVVSNTKADSTSDTHVKNVVSFTVLRLANIIP is encoded by the coding sequence ATGATTCATGGACCTTGTGGTAACTTCAACCCAGACTATCAATGCATGAAGAAAAAAAACAGTATGGGTCGGTGCAAATACAATTACCCAAAGAGCTTTACAACTGAAACAACAACTAATTCAGATGGTTATCCAGAGTATAGAAGGCGCGATGACGGACAAACTGCACTTGTTCGAAAAGTGTCATTGAACAACAGGTGGGTTATACCATATAACCCCTACTTATTGTCACTCTTCGACTGCCATATAAATGTGGAAGTATGCTCAACAATTGAAGCTGttaaatatttatataaatatgtctACAAGGGCCACGATAAGATATCTTTTAATGTTGTGAAGAGTGGTAATCCAAAACCTGTTGATGAAATTCAGCAATACCAATCTGGTAGATGGGTTTCACCATGTGAAGCTATGTGGCGTATTTATGGATTTGAACTATTTGAAACGCAGCCACCAGTTATGGTTTTGCCTGTACATTTACACAATATGCAGTCTTTGCACTTGAACCCAGCCGAGAATTTAGAAGCAGTTGTTGCAAATGCAAAGCGTGCTCGGACACCTCTTACAGAATTTTTTGCAGAAAATTGCAAGGAAGGAGCTGAGCAGTTATCTTATGGTAACTTTACTAAAAAATTTAGATGGGATAAAAAAGAGAAAAGATGGTTTAAGAGGAGAACTAAACTTCTGGTGATTGGCCGAGTTGTTTTCGTTTCTCCTTCAGAAGGAGAGCGATATTTTCTGCGTATACTGCTTCTTCATGTTCGAGGGCCAAAGTCTTTTGAAGATTTGCGTACTGTTAATGGACAGACATACGCAACTTTCCAAGAAGCTGCTCTGAAACGTCACTTGATTGAAGAAGACAATACAGTTGATATGTGTTTGGGTGAAGCATGTGAAGTTCAGATGCCTTATGCGCTTAGGCATCTGTTTGCTGTAGTACTCATCTTTTGCCAACCAAGAAATCCAGGTGAACTATGGGCAAAATATTACCCTCATCTATCACAGGATTTACAACATAAATTCCCAAATGACCCTAAAAAAGTAAGCCACCTTACAGCATCGTCAGTGGAAATGTCCTTGGAAGCAATGGGTAAATCTCTAAAGGATTTCAATTTAGACTACTTACTAGAGTCTGAAGATGATGAAATCCGAAGGACAAAAGATATCATAGACGCACTTGACGCTCCTATTCCACAAGATTGTCTTGATTGTCGGAATATGCTAAATGCTCAGCAAAAAACAGCATTTGATGTTATAGTTTCCCATGTCAAAGAAGAAAAGCCAGGAGCATTCTTTATAGACGGCCCAGGGGGTACAGGTAAAACTTTCCTGTATAATGCATTATATGCAGAGGTCCGTTTAATGGGGAAAATTGTTTTACCAACAGCTACTTCTGGTATAGCTGCTGCTAATCTACCTTCTGGAAGAACAACACACTCTCGATTTAAACTTCCTCTTGATACTGATGCATCTCTAACATGTGACGTACCAAAACAAGGCAGTCTAGCTGCATTAATAAGGGAAACCAGTTTAATTATATGGGATGAAGCTTCAATGGCAAAAAAGGCTAATGTCGATGCACTTGATCTTTTACTCCGAGATTTGTGCAACGCAGACATTATTTTTGGTGGAAAAATCATTGTTTTTGGAGGTGATTTCCGACAAGTTCTACCAGTAATTCCTCATAAAACGCAAAGAGAAGCAGTAGAAGCAAGTATAGTTAACTCTTCATTCTGGCCAGAATTTATCAAATTCAGATTAACTGAAAATATGCGAGCACGGGAAGATCCTATCTACTCTAGCTTCTTGTTGTCCCTAGGCAATGGGGAATTACAAACTGAAGAAAACCAATTGGTACAACTGCCAAATGAGATTATTCGCCATTCTTCTCAGACTGGTCCAGATCCTATAACTGAAATCTCAGCTGTTGCATTTCCCGAAATTGATTTGACTGAATTTAATTTAGACATTTTTACAACTCGCGCTATCCTTACACCAATCAACGATGATGTTGATGCAATAAATTCTGTCTTGATAAACAAATTTCCGGGAGATGCAGTGACATACCGAAGCTATGACACAGTACTAGATGACAAATGCAATATTTACCCAGCTGAGTTTGTCAATAAGCTTTGTCCAGGAGGAATGAGTCCACATGAACTTGTCTTGAAAGAAAATTGTCCGGTCATACTGTTACGGAACATACTTCCATCATTTGGCTTGTGTAATGGAACAAGATTACTTTGCAAGCGCTTCACCCCTAACTTGATAGAATGCATCATAACAACTGGACACCATAAAGGGGAGCATGTTTTCATTCCGCGCATTAAGTTGCGGCCATCAGCATCAAGTAATTATCCATTCCAATTCCAAAGGAACCAGTTCCCATTGAAGCTTAGCTTTGCaatgacaatcaacaaatcaCAAGGTCAAACTCTTAGCCAAGTGGCTGTGTATCTCCCTAGGCCTTGTTTTTCACATGGCCAATTATACGTGGCGCTCTCCCGTGCTAGATCATCAAAACAAATTACAGTTGTGTCAAACACAAAGGCAGATTCCACATCAGATACCCATGTTAAAAACGTTGTGTCATTCACCGTTCTACGACTTGCAAATATTATCCCTTAG
- the LOC141620179 gene encoding uncharacterized protein LOC141620179 produces the protein MILLDDQSNVIQATIRKALIRKFQKTIEQGNEYNFTNMEVAENTGSDVNRMSVYHKHRLYFSFITRVDHQRTQSILHHGFRFSKFQDILDKNVSDRHYLDVIGELTGCSKVTLSKNKGEKLRTVELTDLT, from the exons ATGATTCTATTGGATGATCAG TCCAACGTCATTCAAGCAACTATAAGAAAAGCATTGATTAGAAAGTTTCAAAAAACCATAGAACAAGGAAATGAATACAACTTTACTAATATGGAGGTTGCAGAGAACACCGGTTCAGATGTCAACAGGATGTCAGTATACCACAAACATCGCCTATATTTCAGTTTCATAACCCGTGTTGACCACCAGCGCACTCAATCCATTTTACACCATGGTTTCAGATTTAGCAAGTTCCAAGACATCTTGGATAAGAATGTTTCAGATCGACACTACTTGG ATGTAATTGGAGAGTTGACTGGGTGTTCAAAAGTCACTTTGTCCAAAAACAAAGGAGAAAAGCTTAGGACGGTTGAGTTAACTGATCTTACGTAA